From the genome of Alicyclobacillus sp. SO9:
TTTTGTGGAGAAAGTTGCTGTCTCTGTACCTGGGACCGCCAATCCAGTTGAGACGTGGACTCCTACCGTGCTGGCGAAGGTTTCTAAGGGGGACATCACGAACATCTCAAAGTTTCAGCATGTCCATACAGGACCCTGGGGCCTGATTGTACCTTTGGCCGCCAAGGCTAAAGTAGACCTCCCTTTGAACGCGGCTGCGCAGTCGGCCGTGCAAAAGGCTGGCCAAGCGGTTGTCACAGTTCAGGATGTGAGCGGGGCCAAATGGACTGTGTCTGCAGCAGTGAAGTAACAAAGCCAGGTTGAACGGTTAGAGTGAGCTGATAACGGGGACTGTCCTGTGAATTGAGCACCATTGGGCGGCCCTCGTGTGATTTATATATAAGAGGCCGGCTCGCGTTCGGAACCTCACCAGAAAAACATATTTTTGAAGAAATAGATAAGTGCTAGAAGTGTCACACTGGCACTACCTGCTTAAGCCCCGACAATTCTGCAGAATCATCGAGGTAGGTGTATCCATCGTACTATCTACGCCAAAACTCTCATGCAACGGTCATACTCCGCTGTTTCTGCTTCCGGCGGTTCCACAAAACTTGCAACGCAATGAATCCGCCTCCTCGTCTTAAAGAATCCCGGGTATTAGAACAAGTGTTTGACACTTTTCCACAGAGAAACAGAATGATGTTGAACCCAAGGGACGGCATTGCCAAGATGCCCACCTATGACAGCACCGTAGTGTCCTCCAACAAAAGAGCCTACTGCGGACCCAATAAAGTCGCCAGCCGCAGCTCCAACGACCGTACCGCCACCAGGTTCAATTAGGGTCCCAAGGATACCTCCAATTACAGTTCCAATCTCCCCACCGGCACTTACACCTACTATACCCCCGGCAACACTCCCTACTGCGCGACCAGTATCATTCAGGACAACTTTCGTCTTGGTTTGAGCGGAATCGTTTGAGTGAATCTCTTTCCAGGCGTCGATTGTTGCCGGCACAACACTCACCACATCCCCCACATATCCGCCTATTTTGCTTACTTTCTCTAAGGTTTCTAAAGTTCTCGTTCGCCTAAGATATTTCATCAATTTGCGACGAGTCCCCTTAGCATTTCCGTTCTTGATCCGTTTGAGCAAATCATCAATTGAGAAATATTCGTTGAGCATTTTACCGTTCTTCCCGATACTGTCTATATATTCATCCACCTTCTTCCCGAATTCCACCCAATCTCTTTTCTCTCTTTTTCTTTGACGAGAATTTGTAATCAAGCCACCAGCTATACCGAGACCTGAGATAAGGAATATGAGCCACGGCGGAAGCGAGTGATTGTCATTCCCAAACAACCTGCTCCAGAGTGAATTTTGGTTGTTAGCTGATGCATGCTTCAAGTGAAAATGTGATTCTCGGGATATAGTCAACGTCGTAGGCCCCAACGCTAAGACAGTGACCTTCCCGCTAGCGGCATCTTTCGCTATAATCGTTGTCCCTAGAAGCTCCTTAAGAGACACTTGAGCTTGAGCAATTGAATGCTTCGATTCATCAACGGTCTGTTGCATAGTGGTTAAAATCGGTTGGACGTTTTCGCTAGGGACGGCCTTCTTGATGTTTTGAGTCCATGTGCCAATTGAATTATGGAATGCCTGCTCGGTAAGTTGCGGGCTAATCAACAAAACTTCCTGTTTTTCGTTACTACTCAAGTCCAATCGGAAGGACCAATACTTTTTCCGTTAATGGAGGACAAATTCTTATTAATTGAGTTCAACCCCTCGGAAATATACAACAAATAAGGCTGTACGGAGTTGTAGTATTGATACCCGGCCGTTCCATAATCAAGAGTTTTGAAGTGCTGACTTTCCCAATTCAATGTATCTTGTGCGTAATACCACGATTTCCATGCGGAAATCGTGGCCCTGTCATTGCTCTTAGTAACTTTCACATGAATAACGCGGGATGACATACTGCGCTATTTTCTTAAACTACATTTCTGTAACAAAACCATGTTGACTTGCATCATATCTGTGAAAGCGGAGTGCTTAGTTGGATTCTGAACAGCAGCTACGACTATGGGTTGCACAATATACGGAACGGTTGGTTCGACTGGCAGACTCCTACGTTCAAGACTTGGCCACTGCGCAACATCGTGTTCAGGACGCATTCCTAAAGGCTTTTCACAATCTGTCTTTGCTTCAATGCAAATTACACCATCTCTTACGGGGCAACGCTACGATAAAAACCATCAGAGTGTGTCGTTTTCAACAAATTCTGGAGTCGCTCTCAACGCTTATCACAATCTGACGAAAGCCATGGTAATCGACGGGACGACTATCTCCTCCCCAAGTGTCAAGACCACGACTTTCGATGGTGCTGAGGTGAAGATTTTTACGTTTCACGGTCAAGTGACAAGCAATTTGTAAAGGGACTGAAGAGTGAAAGGTAATAAGCCGAAATGAACATAACAGCGGGCTCTTCAATCAGCATCTCTGGACCTTCATTGTGAGCAGTAAATCCAGTCCAAGTGTCAAAGTCTGCCTCATCATCTAAAGCTGTTTCAGTAAAACGAGACCTCTAGATGACCTCCGGTCTGTGGAAATAATATCCTTGCGCTAGGGATGTGCCAATCTGAGAGAAGAATTGAGCCTCTTCTTTCCGCTCAATCCCCTCAGCAATGACGTAAACTCTTTCCTCGCGCCAGTAGTCGACTAGTGATGTCATCATGTGTTGTCGATAGGGGTCTGCGTCTATATGAGATACCAGTTGTCGGTCTATCTTTACGTAGTCTGGTTTTACCATCGCCAACGTGTGAAGTCCAGAGTAACCCATTCCCACATCGTCTACAGCTATTTTCATACCTGTATGCTGCAAAGTGTGAATCACGGATTCAACGTCAGTTTTAGAATAGGTGTCCAGCCCTTCGCGTTCCGACAACTCCAGTACAATCATGTCTGGGGCAATCGGAAAATCTGCTAACCAGCGGTTCCATTCTTCTGAAAACAGGGTCGACAAGTGTACATTGAGAAACACATGCCTGTTATTTCGTTTGTTCTCTGCTATTCCCGACTCGGCGAAGCGCTCCAAACCTAGCTGTAGTGTATAAACATCCAGTTCCTGACTTCGTCCATGGGAGGCGCTGAATGAAAAAAATTCTTCAGTGCTCGAGAACTCTGTGCCCAGCATAGGTCTATTTAAAATCTCTATTCCGTGGATCCGTTTGTCACACGGGTCCGCGCTCATCTGCACAATCTCTTGCTGGAAAGTCTGGAACTTCTGTTCTTCAAGGTCTGCAGTGACTCTTTGCATCTTGATTTCACAGGGAGTCAGTGATCTGCGGCGTGCGAACATCATAGACTCATCTCACTTCCTTGCCATCTCTGCTTGTCGATTTCTGTCGTAACAGGGAACTTTGACGTTAAATTCGACTGCATCACAGATGAATCCTGTTTTAAGTTTCACACATTAAACCGTGCTGGACTGGCTGGAGGAATATGAACAGCTCCTAGAGAAATATAGAACAAGCCTTTGGGAATTTTGGAATTCTTACACCTTTGCACCAAACAACAAGGAGCCAAAAAATTTGAATGTTAACAAACTTACAGTTGTAGGCGCGGGAACAATGGGTCAAGGCATTGCTTACACAGCGGCGGCGTCTGGGTTTGAAGTAATGCTTTTTGACAATCAAGCAGAACAGTTGGATAAAGCAAAGGGGTTCATGGAGGGAAGGTTGAAGCGTGATGAAGAGAGGGGCAGGCTGAAGGAGTCAAAAGAGCGTGTTCTCTCCAGAGTAAGTCTGTTTTCCAATCTTGCCAAGGCCGCTTCTGATGCAGACTTTGTTATTGAAGCAGTTCCCGAGATTCTTAGTGTCAAGCTGGACGTCTTCAAAACCTTGGATGAAGTGTGCCGTTCCACCACGGTGCTGGCGACTAACACATCGACCATGAGTCCGACTGAAATTGGTGCTGGAACAAATCGTCCCGACCGCACGATTGCAATGCATTTTTTCAATCCGGTGCACAGAATGAAATTAGTAGAAATTGTTCGCGGCCTGGATACATCTAATGAGACTTACAATCTGGCGCGCACCGTCGCACAAGAGATGGGTAAGGAAACGGTTGAGGTGAATGAATTCCCTGGTTTTATTACCAGTCGTATCAATTGTCTGGTTGGAAACGAAGCCATGGTAATGCTGCAGGAAGGCGTTGCTTCAGCAAAGGATATCGATAAGGCTCTCAGGCTGGGTCTGAATTACCCAATGGGACCCTTGGAACTGGTAGATTTGGTGGGTCTTGATGTTCGTCTTCGCAACATGCAGTACTTGCATGAAAAACTTGGGGAAAAGTTTAAGCCGGCTCCACTTCTTGAGAAGTATGTGAAGTCAGGCAGGCTGGGTCGTAAGAGTGGTGAAGGGTTCTATAAGTACGATGAATGACATGTGTTTGTCATTGCCCGTTCACATGACTTCACAATTTCTGTAGCTTTTTGTCCATAATTATGTGTCGAACATAGTGTTACATTTCGACAGACTTATGAAACTAACTCTGCTATAGTCGTTTCAGAATCAGTTTCATGTAAGGCGGGATTGTATTGGAATACAGAGTTAATGCTGGTGCGACGTTTCGAGCTTTTACCATGTTATTGCTGATTTTATTTGTAGCGGCTGATATTGCCGGGCAACCGAATCATCAATCATTAGTGTTGCATCTGGGGCTGGTAACGCTGATTCTCTGGCTGATCTTACGTTTTCGATTCATCTCACGATATCGAAGACTTAGGTTTGAATCCCATTCTCTGCGATTTGCGAAGCGAACGGTAGATGCCAGGGACATAGACTACATCTTTCTTGACGATGCAGAATGCTCCTTCAAGATTGTTTTCCGCGAGTCGCTCATTCCGGTTCGTCTTTCTTATTCAAACTCTGAGAGTAAAAGCGTGGGCCCACAAATCCGCCAGTGGGCGTCGGCAAACCATGTCCCCATACGAACAACGGAGACGGGCAACACAGAGTAATCTGTTACATGACGGGAATTCATTGAATTCATGAAATTACAGTCGCAAAGGAGTGTTTTCCTTTTGCTTTTCTGCTGTTGCCTTTCTCCTTATAGCGGTCTTTATCAGTCTGCCTGTTTAAACTGTCTGTGAATTGTGTTTTGGGTAAAACAGTCCGAGAATGGGCAGGTATTTCTTCTTCCCAGTTGTGCCCCAATACTGCGATCCCCATTGTGACATCAGGTCTGCTCCTACAAAGGACCAGTTCGGATTGTTTGGAATTCCGGCGCGATACTCCAGCTTTTTAATTTCCTTGTTTGCTGGGACATACACAAGATTCCAGGTGGCATCCACTGCTCTATTGGTTGCTGGAGTTGCAGTTTTGTACTTGTATTCTTGGAAATTGGTTGTGTTGTCTACATCGAAAGTTTTCCCGCTTTCCGTAACCGGATGTAAGGTGTGATACCATCCAAACATTTTTACGGCAATGGCACCAGCCCTCAATGCATTTTGATTCCATCCTGGCATCCATTCATTTGGCAAAACGTCCTTACAGTACGATTTGAATGATACCGTTTGAACATACAGGATTTTTCCGCTGGGATTATTGTTGGCTCGAATTGCCACGCGAATTCTGTTCGGGTATTTTGTGTTGTCAATGGTTTTCAAGGTTTGGGCATTGGCGTGTAAAGGTATGAATGTACAGAGACAGAGACTCATTAGTGCAGCCGTTCCGGTGGATTTCTTCACTGTAGATGGCTTCAACAATGCAGATACTTTGAATAACCTACGTGGTTTGAACAATGCAGATTGTTTGAACATAAACTATCACCTCGTCTCGTTTTTGCCTATTTTTCCTCATTTGGTCCCCATGGGGCATAGCCGTAATCACCTGGAACAGGAGACTGTCGTTGCAGATGCAACTGGTTCGCGTACCTGTCCACCATTCTCATAATATCCAAGCGGTGTATGTTGCCGATGCTGTAGCTTGGTTGATTTTCACTATTGGGCCCAAGTTTCTTCATCGTAATCGGCTGCTGTCCCTGTTTTATAACGGGTACGTCAAACACAACGGATTCGTTGTATCCTTTTGCTACCGCCATAGCTGTAATGGTTCCCATTTTCTCCGCTTTGTTGAATCTGGGGTCTTGTTTTAATTGCAAATTCGCTGTCCAATCTCCATGCTGGTTGGTTAGACCAGATTGAAGTACCTTTCCATCGGGATTGATGCACGAAACTCTTGCGCCTGAAATATCCTTTTGGCCCGTTGAGATGACGTGAAATGTGATTGTTTCACTCTGTGCCGACTTCAGCTTTGCATAGGTCACAGGCACTAGTGAAGATGAAAAGAACATGAGAGCTGCAATGGACAGCGTGGCTCCTGAAAGCTTGCGTTGACTCAAACGATATCGCCTCCCATGCAACGGTGTGATGGTCTAAACTGTCCAAATTGTTGACCAACCTCTGATAGGAGGTTCTCCAAGTTGAGTAGAAACATACGGGTGGGATATAGTGGAGTTTGGTAGTGAAGTAGTGAAGTGCACTCAGCGAGGAAGTGAAGATGTGTGGGAACTGTTTTGGAAACTGCTGAAGCCGTATAAGGGGGCAGTTATATTTGTACTTGTCCTCACCTTTTTACAGACACTGGCCAACTTGTATCTGCCTACACTGATGGCAAACATTGTGGACATCGGTATTGTGAAAACAAATGTGCCCTACATCGTGCATGTTGGCTTGTGGATGCTTCTGGTTTCGGCTTTAGGCGTCGCCTTTTCGATAGTTGCAAGTTATTACTCGGCTAAAGTGTCCAGCGGATTCGGTATGGTGCTACGGAATGATGTTTTTACACATGTTGAATCTTTCTCAAGACAAGGATTTGACACCATTGGTACGGCATCCCTCATCACACGCACCACAGATGACATTACGAGGTTGCAGCAAGTGCTGACAATGATACTAAGAATGATGATTATGGCGCCTATGATGAGCATTGGCGGTATCCTCATGGCTGTTATGAAAAATGGGCGACTGTCCCTGATTTTACTTGCGGTCATCCCCATCCTCGGTGTATCTATTTGGCTGATAACCCGTTCCGGCCTTCCGTTGTTCAGGCTGTTGCAGAAACGGATGGACGGACTGAATCTAGTGGTTCGGGAAGGCTTGACCGGCATCAGGGTTATCCGGGCTTTTAACCGGGAGGCGAGAGAGGAGGAGCGGTTCGACGAAGCCAATGAGAACTTGGCTGATACAGCGGTTCGCGTAAATCGCATTATGTCTCTGCTGATGCCTGTCATGATGGTATTGATGAACTTCTCAACGATTGCGATTGTCTGGTTTGGGAGCCGTCTGATTAATGTGCAGCAACTGCAGGTTGGCGATTTAATGGCCTTTATTCAATATGCAATGCAGATTATGTTCTCTTTAATTATGGTCTCCATGATGTTTGTCATGATCCCCAGAGGGGCGGTTTCGGCGGTCCGGATCAACGAGGTGTTGCATACGGATATTGATATTGCCGATCCCGTCAATCCCCTCCCACTTTCCCCCGACAGCACCGGTGAAGTAGAGTTTCGTAACGTCAGCTTTCAATATCCTGGGGCGGAAGCTGCTGCATTAAAGGACGTGACGTTTCGTGCCGAGTCTGGGAAAGTGACTGCTGTCATCGGCGGAACAGGATGTGGAAAATCTACCCTCGTGAGACTGCTGCCTCGTCTCTTCGATGCAAGCAGCGGACACATCCTTCTAGGCGGGGAGGATATTCGCCAACTGACACAGGTAGAACTGCGATCAAAAATCGGATTCGTTCCCCAACAAGCCTTGCTTTTTACAGGAACCGTAGCCGACAACATTCGCTATGGGAGAGAAACTGCTTCGATGGCAGAAATACAGCACGCGGCACACGTGGCACAGGCTGATGAGTTTATTCAGGAGATGCCGGAGGGATATGATGCCGTGATAACCCAAGGCGGAAGCAACCTGTCCGGCGGACAAAAGCAGCGCCTAAGCATTGCCAGAGCATTGGTTCGTCGACCGGACATCTACATATTCGACGACAGTTTTTCAGCTCTCGATGCAAAAACCGATGCGCTGCTGCGAACAGCCCTGTTTCGCGAAACCGGTGACGCTACGGTCATTATCGTCTCTCAGAGGGTCAGTACGATTTTAAACGCAGATAAGATTGTTGTACTTGACGAAGGCAGAGTTGCAGGCATTGGGAAACACAGCGATTTAATGGAGAGTTGCGGTGTCTATCGCGAGCTTGTGGCATCCCAGTTGGCGCGGGAGGGAACAGCGTGATGACTGGCAAAAAAGGCAGTAATGTTAGCAGCAATCAGAGCAGCAATCAGGCGATGAACCAGTCCGGGTCCGCAAGAATGAGAAATCGGGGCATGGGACCAGGGGGCTTTGGTCCACCTGGCGGAGGCATGCCGGTTCAGAAAGCGAAAAACTTCAGAGGGACACTAAAGCGACTGTTGTCTTATCTCGGACAACACCGGATGGCTTTGAGCGTTGTCTTCATTACATCTATTTTTAGTACTGTGTTTACCATTATCAGTCCGAAACTGCTGGGACAGATAACAACAAAGTTGTATTCGGGTATGATGCTGAAACTGCGAGGAACACCAGGTATGACCCTTGACTTCCCCTACATTTGGCGGATGCTGCTGATTTTGGGTGTACTGTACCTGTTCAGTGCGGTTTTCGGGTATGTCCAACAGTATGTCATGGCGGGCGTAGCCCAACGAATTGTCTATCAAATGCGAAAAGAACTGCAGGCAAAGCTGGCAAGAGTTCCGCTGAAGTTCTTCGACAATCGCAGTCACGGTGAAATCCTAAGCCGCGTTGTCAATGATATGGATAACATCAGCAGCACATTGCAACAAAGTCTAGTCCAGTTGGTCACGTCCATTGTAACGCTGGTGGGTGTCATTGTGATGATGTTGTCCATCAGTTGGATTATGACCCTCATTGTCATTGTCACGCTGCCATTTAGTTTTCTAATTACCGTCAAGATTGCATCCAAATCACAGCGCTACTTTATGGACCAACGAAAGCTCATCGGAGAACTGAATGGACATGTGGAGGAAGTGTACACAGGCCACGATATTGTGAAAGCATTTAATCGTGAAGAAGATTCCATTCGCAAGTTCAAGAGCAAGAACAAGCAGTTGTATGAAGTCGGTTGGAAAGCTCAATTCATTTCCGGAATGATAATGCCGTTCATGTCCTTCATCGGCAACATTGGGTACGTTTTAGTGTGCGTCGTCGGAGGTGTATTGGTGACTCGAGGGTCTATACAAGTTGGGGATATTCAGGCGTTTATTCAATACGCCAGGCAGTTTTCACAACCGATTACCCGGGTTGCCAACATCGCGAACATCATTCAATCTACGATTGCATCTGCTGAACGAGTCTTTGAAGTGTTGGATGAACCAGAAGACAGTGACCAGTTGATTGCCAACGAAGCGGCAAACACAGCTGCCAACGAAGCGGCCGGTGCCGGGCAGATGGTGGAGAACCTTGCTGTTCAAGGGAATGTACAGTTTCACGATGTCTCCTTTAGTTATAATCAAGATGTGCCGTTGCTAAGGAATATCCGTATTAGGGTAAAACCTGGACAATCGGTAGCAATTGTGGGTCCAACCGGGGCGGGGAAAACAACACTGGTTAACCTGCTCATGCGCTTCTACGAAATTGACAGCGGAAGCATAACTGTGGACGGTGTGGATATAGCCGAGTTGCGGAAATCCCAACTGCGCGGTTTCTTTGGTATGGTGCTGCAGGATACGTGGCTCTTTCATGGTACAATCCGTGAAAACATTGCGTACGGACGCATTGATGCAACCGAGGATGAAATTGTTCAGGCTGCCATGGCCGCCCATGCCCATCACTTTATTCTTACGCTTCCTGATGGGTATGAGACGGTCATTAACCAGGAAGCCTCAAACTTGTCTCAAGGTCAGAAACAACTGCTTACCATTGCCCGAGCCTTTCTGGCAGATCCGCCCATCCTCATTCTTGACGAAGCGACAAGCAGTGTGGATACAAGGACAGAAGTCCAAATTCAAAACGCGATGCAAGCGTTGATGAAAGGCAGAACCAATTTCATCATTGCCCATCGTCTCTCTACAATTCGCGACGCGAATCTCATTTTAGTCATGGACAAAGGAGCAATTATCGAACAGGGGACCCATAGTGAACTGTTACAGAAAAACGGTTTCTACGCGGAACTGTACCACAGCCAATTTGGGAATCAGTTCAACGATGTTTCTAGCTACGGTATGTGACGACAGGTCAAATGACAGATCATTGAGACCACTGACAGCAGAAGATATTCTGATTGGCCATCCGGAGACCGTGGTAGAGAGGTGGAGGAGAGTGCGGCATCTTGGCACTCCGTCATTAGATTGGGAGAGAATGATATGGCTCATAAGCACAAGTTGACGTTTCCAGAAAAACTACCTGGGGCTTTGAAACCATTAAAATCATTTCAGTAAATAATATGGTGTTCTCCACAAAAAAAACAAATCTCATCAATCTCTCTGCAACATTCCGCGAGTAATATATGACTCAGGAGAGATGGCAAATGTGGCTGTCGAGGCGGATCGCGAAGGTGGGGCGGCCGCAAATACTTCAGGTGTGGAGGTGGAAACGGTAATGATTGCGACGATTGGTACTGCCGCAATCCTGTTCGGTGTTGTTCTGATGAACTGGAAGTTCCGGTCTATGACAAAGCGACTTGAAGCCAAGCTGAATCGATAAACTGAGTGCACAGTTTGCCATAAATACAGCTACTGAAACGCCGGGAGGCGTTGAGAACACATATGAAACGACCAGCGGTAATTTTGGTATCAGCATAGAGCAACAGAACCAGCCCCCGACCTTACATAGCTAGGGGGCTGTTTTTATAGATTTATGCCACAGCCAATCATGTGAAATGGAATAGTGAGTATTGCAGCAGTGAGTACTGGAATAGCTTACGCTGCCGGTGTCATTCGGTTTGTTTCAATGGACAGGATTATCCGGATCGACAACGGACAGGGTTAGCGGGATCGACAAGTTTCGACGAAGGTTCTGGTTATGGGACAACGTATTCTGACACCCTTTTTGCGATGGTTGAGCTATTCTCTCTGTAAAACCGTGAGGGGAGGATATTTTGTGTCAAATGCGACGCTTTCAAGAGCTTGTGTGGAATACATAGGGCTGCTGAGACAGCATCAATCCGAACAACCGCTGGTTTTACAGCCAAACAGACCTCAATTCCAGAGGCAACGGCGGCGCCTTGGGAAGCTTGCGCTCGAAGTCGGTTGTCGGATAAAATTACAGACAAGCCTAGACTTTGATGTGATTGGTTTGCGTGCTGGATTTAAGGTGCGAGAGGAACCGGTGCAAACACCGCATCGTCCCAAGACTCCGGAAAAGGATGATTCCGTCTAGTTCGTTTTCGTTGCTTTCAGTTACTCGTATAAAACAGACCAAAATCGTGATGGCGTGTTATCAGAGCGATTCTATTTGCTCTGTGTGACTTTTTTGTCTTGTACTACTTTAAAACGCGAAAGGTGAGTATCCTCCAACTGATTAGTTCGTGTCGGAAAGACAGATGAACGACCCCCACTATCATCATTTTAATGTATTCTCTCCTACCCGTTCTTCATAAACTGTTAGTTGAATATCGCTTCATCTAAAACTAGTTTCATTTCATGCGTGCCTTGGGGAGGAACCAAGTTGAAACAAAAAAAGAAGAAATCTGGACGTAAGCTAAATGCATTGCAGAAGACTGTACTTGCGGTGACTGGTGTACTTATTTTTGCTATTGCCCTGTTCGCTGGAGGTTTTGTGGCCTACGTTGAAAGGACTCCTATTCCTGTGTCGAAGTTGGCCAGTCCGTTGGGGCCAACGGTTGTTTACGACAGAAACGGGAATGTTTATATGAAAATCGGTACCAATACTGCAGATTTGACGTATGAGCAGATTCCAAAAAACCTTCAAAACGCCTTGGTTGCTACTGAAGACCATAATTTTTGGTCTGGTTCGAGTATCAATTTAAAGAGTATTTTCCGGTCCGCCTATGTCGATCTCTTGAAAGGCAACAGGAATCAGGGTGGCAGCACCATTGAGGAACAACTTGCTAAAATTGTTTATCTGAACGATGATAAGTCTCTTTCCT
Proteins encoded in this window:
- a CDS encoding TQO small subunit DoxA domain-containing protein → MTIHTPVQETEGNVAINPDVKVKSRVRMQGIAMLLVGVFFTLFTYQYFHHGLWGKLNNYNKKPMVTLQGTTIKNNQLNLALYRPNGPDTYGSFVEKVAVSVPGTANPVETWTPTVLAKVSKGDITNISKFQHVHTGPWGLIVPLAAKAKVDLPLNAAAQSAVQKAGQAVVTVQDVSGAKWTVSAAVK
- a CDS encoding 3-hydroxyacyl-CoA dehydrogenase NAD-binding domain-containing protein, encoding MNVNKLTVVGAGTMGQGIAYTAAASGFEVMLFDNQAEQLDKAKGFMEGRLKRDEERGRLKESKERVLSRVSLFSNLAKAASDADFVIEAVPEILSVKLDVFKTLDEVCRSTTVLATNTSTMSPTEIGAGTNRPDRTIAMHFFNPVHRMKLVEIVRGLDTSNETYNLARTVAQEMGKETVEVNEFPGFITSRINCLVGNEAMVMLQEGVASAKDIDKALRLGLNYPMGPLELVDLVGLDVRLRNMQYLHEKLGEKFKPAPLLEKYVKSGRLGRKSGEGFYKYDE
- a CDS encoding EAL domain-containing protein codes for the protein MMFARRRSLTPCEIKMQRVTADLEEQKFQTFQQEIVQMSADPCDKRIHGIEILNRPMLGTEFSSTEEFFSFSASHGRSQELDVYTLQLGLERFAESGIAENKRNNRHVFLNVHLSTLFSEEWNRWLADFPIAPDMIVLELSEREGLDTYSKTDVESVIHTLQHTGMKIAVDDVGMGYSGLHTLAMVKPDYVKIDRQLVSHIDADPYRQHMMTSLVDYWREERVYVIAEGIERKEEAQFFSQIGTSLAQGYYFHRPEVI
- a CDS encoding ABC transporter ATP-binding protein, whose amino-acid sequence is MRNRGMGPGGFGPPGGGMPVQKAKNFRGTLKRLLSYLGQHRMALSVVFITSIFSTVFTIISPKLLGQITTKLYSGMMLKLRGTPGMTLDFPYIWRMLLILGVLYLFSAVFGYVQQYVMAGVAQRIVYQMRKELQAKLARVPLKFFDNRSHGEILSRVVNDMDNISSTLQQSLVQLVTSIVTLVGVIVMMLSISWIMTLIVIVTLPFSFLITVKIASKSQRYFMDQRKLIGELNGHVEEVYTGHDIVKAFNREEDSIRKFKSKNKQLYEVGWKAQFISGMIMPFMSFIGNIGYVLVCVVGGVLVTRGSIQVGDIQAFIQYARQFSQPITRVANIANIIQSTIASAERVFEVLDEPEDSDQLIANEAANTAANEAAGAGQMVENLAVQGNVQFHDVSFSYNQDVPLLRNIRIRVKPGQSVAIVGPTGAGKTTLVNLLMRFYEIDSGSITVDGVDIAELRKSQLRGFFGMVLQDTWLFHGTIRENIAYGRIDATEDEIVQAAMAAHAHHFILTLPDGYETVINQEASNLSQGQKQLLTIARAFLADPPILILDEATSSVDTRTEVQIQNAMQALMKGRTNFIIAHRLSTIRDANLILVMDKGAIIEQGTHSELLQKNGFYAELYHSQFGNQFNDVSSYGM
- a CDS encoding SpoIID/LytB domain-containing protein, coding for MFKQSALFKPRRLFKVSALLKPSTVKKSTGTAALMSLCLCTFIPLHANAQTLKTIDNTKYPNRIRVAIRANNNPSGKILYVQTVSFKSYCKDVLPNEWMPGWNQNALRAGAIAVKMFGWYHTLHPVTESGKTFDVDNTTNFQEYKYKTATPATNRAVDATWNLVYVPANKEIKKLEYRAGIPNNPNWSFVGADLMSQWGSQYWGTTGKKKYLPILGLFYPKHNSQTV
- a CDS encoding ABC transporter ATP-binding protein, with translation MWELFWKLLKPYKGAVIFVLVLTFLQTLANLYLPTLMANIVDIGIVKTNVPYIVHVGLWMLLVSALGVAFSIVASYYSAKVSSGFGMVLRNDVFTHVESFSRQGFDTIGTASLITRTTDDITRLQQVLTMILRMMIMAPMMSIGGILMAVMKNGRLSLILLAVIPILGVSIWLITRSGLPLFRLLQKRMDGLNLVVREGLTGIRVIRAFNREAREEERFDEANENLADTAVRVNRIMSLLMPVMMVLMNFSTIAIVWFGSRLINVQQLQVGDLMAFIQYAMQIMFSLIMVSMMFVMIPRGAVSAVRINEVLHTDIDIADPVNPLPLSPDSTGEVEFRNVSFQYPGAEAAALKDVTFRAESGKVTAVIGGTGCGKSTLVRLLPRLFDASSGHILLGGEDIRQLTQVELRSKIGFVPQQALLFTGTVADNIRYGRETASMAEIQHAAHVAQADEFIQEMPEGYDAVITQGGSNLSGGQKQRLSIARALVRRPDIYIFDDSFSALDAKTDALLRTALFRETGDATVIIVSQRVSTILNADKIVVLDEGRVAGIGKHSDLMESCGVYRELVASQLAREGTA